A region of Bacillus cabrialesii DNA encodes the following proteins:
- a CDS encoding SulP family inorganic anion transporter translates to MNNSFTLKQQWFGNIRKDILAGILVALALIPEAIGFSIIAGVDPMVGLYASFCIAILISIFGGRPGMISAATGSMAVVMVSLVADYGLQYLFAATILTGIIQVILGISKIARLMKFIPRSVMIGFVNALAILIFSAQLPQFEGASWGMYAMLAGSLVIIYVLPRFTNAVPSPLVAIIVMTIIAVTFHVDVRTVGDMGNISSSLPHFLIPDVPFTFETLQIIFPYSIALAFVGLLESLLTAQIIDEMTDTDSDKNKESRGQGIANIVTGFFGGMAGCAMIGQSVINTKAGGRGRLSAFVAGAFLMFLIAVLSHVVVKIPMAALVAVMVMVSVGTFDWSSLKGLKKAPLTDSIVMVVTVITVVVTDDLSKGVFVGVLLSAVFFVAKISKLKIVSHAEDQKLRTYQVKGQIFFASVTDLTNAFIYQENIERVVIDLTEAHVWDDSGAAALDKIVAKFKEQGIEAELKGLNNASKNLMKQMA, encoded by the coding sequence TTGAATAATAGTTTTACATTAAAACAGCAATGGTTCGGGAACATCCGAAAAGACATTCTTGCTGGCATTTTAGTTGCGTTAGCATTAATACCTGAAGCAATCGGTTTTTCTATTATTGCCGGTGTTGATCCGATGGTCGGCCTTTACGCGTCATTTTGTATCGCCATTTTAATTTCTATTTTTGGCGGCAGACCGGGAATGATTTCGGCTGCGACTGGCTCAATGGCTGTTGTTATGGTGTCGCTGGTTGCTGATTATGGCCTTCAGTATTTATTTGCGGCTACGATTTTAACAGGGATTATTCAGGTGATCTTAGGCATCAGTAAAATTGCGAGATTAATGAAATTCATCCCGCGATCTGTAATGATCGGTTTTGTGAATGCGCTGGCGATCCTGATCTTCTCTGCGCAGCTTCCTCAGTTTGAAGGGGCTTCTTGGGGCATGTATGCGATGCTTGCCGGATCGCTGGTTATCATATATGTACTGCCGAGGTTTACGAATGCGGTTCCATCTCCGCTTGTCGCGATTATTGTGATGACGATTATTGCGGTCACTTTTCATGTCGATGTACGGACGGTCGGAGATATGGGCAATATTTCTAGTTCGTTGCCACATTTCTTAATCCCTGATGTTCCGTTTACCTTTGAAACGCTGCAAATCATTTTTCCTTATTCGATTGCTTTAGCGTTTGTCGGATTGCTTGAATCTTTGCTGACAGCACAGATTATTGATGAAATGACGGATACGGACAGTGACAAGAATAAAGAGAGCCGCGGACAGGGAATTGCGAATATCGTGACTGGATTCTTTGGCGGAATGGCGGGCTGCGCGATGATCGGACAATCTGTCATTAATACAAAGGCGGGCGGACGCGGACGTTTGTCTGCATTTGTTGCCGGTGCTTTTCTAATGTTTTTAATTGCGGTGTTAAGTCATGTTGTGGTGAAAATTCCGATGGCTGCGTTAGTGGCTGTCATGGTGATGGTTTCTGTCGGTACATTTGATTGGTCTTCTTTAAAGGGCCTCAAAAAAGCGCCGCTCACAGACTCGATTGTCATGGTCGTGACTGTGATTACGGTTGTTGTGACGGACGACCTATCTAAAGGAGTATTCGTCGGCGTTCTCTTAAGTGCCGTGTTCTTTGTGGCAAAAATCTCGAAACTGAAAATTGTTTCTCACGCAGAGGATCAAAAGCTGAGAACATATCAAGTAAAAGGGCAAATCTTTTTTGCGTCAGTGACTGATCTTACCAATGCGTTTATTTATCAAGAGAATATTGAGCGAGTCGTGATTGACTTGACTGAGGCTCACGTGTGGGATGATTCAGGAGCGGCTGCCCTTGATAAGATTGTTGCGAAATTTAAAGAGCAAGGCATTGAGGCTGAGTTAAAAGGTTTGAACAATGCGAGTAAAAACCTTATGAAACAGATGGCATAA
- the arr gene encoding NAD(+)--rifampin ADP-ribosyltransferase, producing the protein MNDKKNVLDPGPFFHGTKAELKIGDLLEPLYLSNYQDKKSNHIYFTGTLNAAKWGAELARSNSKERIYIVEPLGEFENDPNLTDKKFPGNPTRSYRSKSPLKIVAELGSWERHSDEEINHMLTSLKKLSEEGKNIIYD; encoded by the coding sequence ATGAACGACAAGAAAAATGTCTTAGATCCAGGTCCATTTTTTCATGGTACTAAAGCAGAACTAAAAATTGGAGACCTGCTTGAGCCGCTGTACTTATCCAATTATCAGGATAAAAAGTCCAACCATATCTATTTCACAGGAACATTAAATGCTGCTAAATGGGGTGCTGAATTAGCAAGATCTAATTCAAAAGAGAGAATTTATATTGTAGAACCATTAGGTGAGTTTGAAAATGATCCGAATTTAACTGACAAAAAATTTCCTGGAAACCCAACACGTTCTTATAGATCTAAATCTCCCTTGAAAATAGTAGCTGAATTAGGTTCATGGGAAAGACATTCCGATGAAGAAATAAATCATATGCTTACATCTTTAAAAAAGTTAAGCGAAGAAGGAAAAAATATAATATACGATTGA
- a CDS encoding tyrosine-type recombinase/integrase, protein MRHSHATMLINQIGKVPGLNIKAISQRLGHANVQTTLNIYTHANRESDILVADAINNILKTGTF, encoded by the coding sequence ATGAGACACTCACACGCGACAATGTTAATAAATCAAATTGGGAAAGTACCTGGATTAAACATTAAAGCAATTTCTCAAAGGCTTGGCCACGCGAACGTTCAAACCACATTGAATATTTACACTCATGCTAACCGTGAATCAGATATATTAGTTGCTGATGCAATCAATAATATATTAAAAACGGGGACATTTTAG
- a CDS encoding N-terminal phage integrase SAM-like domain-containing protein — protein MFIEDWEKKYALDHLDDKTRETYEYFMGKEIQPYFGDMYLDEIQPIHILNFLEEYQRENDVSTSSIHAKYRIIRDILGRAAVENYKGKPSRKCKAAKTKI, from the coding sequence ATGTTCATAGAGGACTGGGAGAAAAAATACGCTCTGGATCATCTCGATGATAAAACTCGTGAAACTTATGAATATTTTATGGGGAAAGAAATACAGCCCTATTTTGGAGACATGTACTTAGACGAGATTCAGCCGATTCACATATTAAATTTCTTAGAAGAATACCAACGAGAAAATGATGTCTCAACATCAAGCATTCATGCAAAATATCGAATCATTAGAGATATCTTAGGAAGAGCAGCAGTGGAAAATTATAAAGGAAAACCCAGCAGAAAATGTAAAGCGGCAAAAACAAAAATATAA
- the cwlD gene encoding N-acetylmuramoyl-L-alanine amidase CwlD, with the protein MRKKLKWLSFLLGFIVLLFLFKYQFSNNDSWKPWSLPLSGKIIYLDPGHGGPDGGAVGGKMLEKDVTLEVAFRVRDYLQEQGALVIMTRESDTDLAPEGTKGYSRRKAEDLRQRVKLINHSEAELYISIHLNAIPSQKWSGAQSFYYGKYAENEKVAKYIQDELRRNLENTTRKAKRIHGIYLMQNVTKPGALVEVGFLSNPSEAKLLGKPKYQDKVASSIYKGILRYFTEKGDPPE; encoded by the coding sequence ATGAGGAAAAAGCTTAAATGGCTCAGTTTTTTGCTAGGCTTCATCGTATTATTATTTCTGTTCAAGTATCAGTTCAGCAATAACGATTCTTGGAAGCCGTGGAGTCTGCCCTTGAGCGGGAAAATTATATATCTAGATCCAGGTCATGGCGGGCCTGACGGCGGAGCAGTCGGCGGAAAGATGTTAGAGAAGGATGTAACCTTGGAAGTGGCCTTTAGAGTCAGGGATTACCTTCAGGAACAAGGAGCGCTTGTCATCATGACCAGGGAAAGTGATACTGATCTCGCTCCAGAAGGAACGAAGGGCTACAGCAGACGAAAAGCGGAAGACTTAAGACAGCGAGTTAAATTAATTAACCATTCAGAGGCTGAACTCTATATCAGCATTCACCTCAATGCAATTCCGTCGCAAAAATGGAGCGGAGCCCAAAGCTTTTATTACGGAAAATATGCGGAAAATGAGAAAGTCGCGAAATACATTCAAGATGAATTGAGAAGAAATCTGGAAAATACAACCCGGAAAGCGAAGCGGATTCATGGTATCTACTTAATGCAAAACGTCACCAAACCGGGGGCGCTTGTGGAAGTCGGATTTTTATCCAATCCGAGTGAAGCAAAGCTGCTCGGGAAACCGAAATACCAGGACAAGGTGGCATCTTCCATATATAAAGGCATTTTGCGATATTTCACAGAAAAAGGAGACCCTCCAGAGTAA
- a CDS encoding bile acid:sodium symporter family protein encodes MPLLTPTSVVLGVLLSQFLNGYESAVPWIFAFITFAGSLSANFQSLRHALSHPLPMILALFVLHIFMPLFAWGSGHLIFKGDPLTITGLTLAVVIPTGITSLIWAAMYKGNVGLTLSIILVDTVLSPLIVPLSLSLLAGAQVHMDVWGMMKGLIVMVVIPSFLGMLFNQMSSPERTAAVSSALSPFSKLCLMAVIAINSSAIAPYFKAVDLRFIGIAVTVFFIALTGYAAAWLIGKMMKRRQEEIVSLIFTGGMRNISAGAVLAVTFFPSQVAVPVVIGMLFQQILAALFGYMLNRFELKPVLQKA; translated from the coding sequence ATGCCGCTTTTAACGCCGACTAGTGTGGTGCTGGGCGTGCTGCTGTCTCAGTTTTTAAATGGGTATGAAAGCGCCGTGCCTTGGATCTTTGCTTTTATTACGTTTGCAGGCAGTTTGAGCGCTAACTTTCAATCTTTGAGACATGCATTGTCTCACCCTCTTCCTATGATTCTTGCACTTTTTGTTCTTCATATTTTTATGCCGCTTTTTGCTTGGGGAAGCGGCCATCTGATATTCAAAGGCGATCCTTTGACGATCACCGGCTTAACATTGGCTGTTGTGATTCCTACCGGGATTACGAGCTTGATTTGGGCAGCGATGTACAAAGGGAATGTCGGGTTGACGCTTTCGATTATTTTGGTTGATACGGTGCTGTCGCCGTTGATCGTACCGCTGAGCCTTTCATTGCTGGCCGGCGCTCAGGTTCATATGGATGTGTGGGGAATGATGAAGGGGCTTATTGTGATGGTCGTAATTCCCTCTTTCCTAGGCATGCTGTTTAATCAGATGTCATCTCCTGAAAGAACTGCAGCTGTGAGCAGTGCGCTGTCTCCTTTTTCAAAGCTTTGCCTGATGGCTGTGATTGCGATTAACAGTTCGGCAATTGCTCCTTATTTCAAAGCGGTTGATTTGAGATTCATAGGTATAGCTGTGACGGTTTTCTTTATCGCGTTAACAGGCTATGCCGCTGCTTGGCTGATCGGAAAAATGATGAAAAGGCGGCAGGAGGAAATTGTATCTCTTATTTTTACGGGAGGCATGAGAAACATCAGTGCCGGCGCAGTTCTGGCCGTTACGTTCTTCCCGTCCCAGGTTGCCGTTCCCGTTGTTATCGGCATGCTGTTTCAGCAGATATTAGCTGCTTTGTTTGGCTATATGCTAAATCGTTTTGAATTAAAACCTGTTTTGCAGAAAGCATGA
- a CDS encoding YolD-like family protein, translated as MENNAALTISFYRNSFIEDIIGHVHYINEIKRLLHVKDLKGDTNFIAFDSLTAVKTE; from the coding sequence ATGGAGAACAATGCGGCTCTAACCATTAGTTTTTATAGAAATAGCTTTATTGAGGACATAATCGGACATGTTCATTACATAAATGAAATTAAACGACTGTTACATGTGAAGGACTTAAAGGGGGATACAAACTTTATAGCGTTTGACTCTCTAACAGCTGTTAAAACAGAATAA
- the feuC gene encoding iron ABC transporter permease FeuC yields the protein MAKKYAVFIALILVVSYFSLTSGSFSVRPAELLSTLFQIDPNPQYEILLFDLRLPRVVMAAIIGLGLGIAGAVIQAITRNGLADPGILGINAGAGAGIVAFMLLFQGQKEVTSIVAAMGMPFFGLIGGLIAAILIYIFAWHRGNLDSGRIILVGIAINSGFSALSLFLSLKMDPQDYQMAMVWKNGSIWSANWTYITAVLPWMLLFIPILIAKSRLLDTIRFDEDTVRSLGISSNKEKTILLVACVAIISACVSVAGSMAFVGLIAPHIARRLAGVEHRFILPLSGLIGMLLVISADFAGKLFFQPAEVPAGIILAILGVPYFLYLLFKQKKGENA from the coding sequence ATGGCTAAAAAATACGCCGTGTTCATCGCTTTGATTCTCGTTGTCAGCTATTTCAGCTTAACGAGCGGATCCTTTTCTGTTCGTCCGGCTGAGCTGCTCTCCACTCTTTTTCAGATCGATCCAAATCCGCAGTATGAAATTTTGCTGTTCGATTTAAGACTGCCGCGGGTTGTCATGGCAGCTATAATAGGGCTCGGTCTTGGCATTGCAGGCGCCGTCATCCAAGCCATTACAAGAAACGGGCTTGCAGACCCGGGAATTCTGGGTATCAACGCAGGGGCGGGAGCCGGAATTGTGGCGTTTATGCTCTTGTTCCAAGGCCAGAAAGAAGTGACATCCATAGTTGCGGCGATGGGAATGCCGTTTTTCGGATTAATAGGCGGACTCATTGCGGCAATCCTGATTTACATATTTGCATGGCACAGAGGCAATTTAGATTCTGGAAGAATTATTCTGGTAGGAATCGCGATCAACTCAGGATTCAGCGCCTTGTCTTTGTTTTTATCTTTAAAAATGGACCCGCAAGACTATCAAATGGCCATGGTGTGGAAGAACGGAAGCATCTGGTCTGCCAACTGGACGTATATCACAGCCGTTCTTCCATGGATGCTGCTGTTTATACCTATTCTTATCGCCAAATCCCGATTGCTCGATACCATTCGTTTTGATGAAGACACAGTCAGAAGCCTCGGTATTTCATCAAATAAAGAAAAAACGATTCTGCTCGTTGCCTGCGTAGCAATCATCAGCGCCTGTGTCTCCGTAGCAGGAAGCATGGCGTTTGTCGGCTTAATTGCTCCCCATATTGCACGGAGACTAGCCGGTGTCGAACACCGCTTCATCCTTCCGCTGAGCGGTTTAATCGGCATGTTGCTTGTGATCAGCGCAGACTTTGCCGGAAAACTGTTTTTTCAGCCAGCGGAAGTGCCCGCAGGCATCATTTTGGCGATCCTCGGTGTTCCTTATTTCTTATATCTGCTTTTCAAGCAAAAAAAGGGGGAAAATGCGTGA
- a CDS encoding YjcZ family sporulation protein: MSNGYSNGYGSSFVLIVVLFILLIIVGAAFLY, translated from the coding sequence ATGTCAAACGGTTACTCAAATGGCTATGGTAGCAGCTTCGTATTAATCGTAGTGCTATTCATTCTATTAATCATTGTTGGTGCTGCATTCCTTTATTAG
- a CDS encoding alpha/beta hydrolase, whose protein sequence is MNGSLSEHKAGKRRFTLYLPPSYSQNTGRFPAVYVQDGSSLFQDQIKLLESKFQQLMLPELVLIGIEPDNRLDEYTPWPAASLSDRFPDFGGLGYHYLSDITNRFIPFIEENWNVTREPQSRGIIGASLGGLISMFALLKYPSVFGKIGSISGSYWYENAVETIHLSSLKPDTARIFMSVGSEEGREKQSIQRHMLENTKQVHQSLKEKGFTEDNLCLSIEEGAVHHHKYFCKQFITALEWLYGKNRSIQ, encoded by the coding sequence GTGAACGGATCTCTTTCTGAGCATAAGGCCGGCAAAAGGAGGTTCACGCTTTACCTCCCTCCTTCCTACAGCCAGAACACCGGGAGATTTCCTGCTGTTTATGTACAGGATGGCAGTTCTTTATTTCAAGATCAAATCAAATTATTAGAAAGCAAATTTCAACAGCTCATGCTGCCTGAGCTCGTGCTGATCGGTATCGAACCTGACAACCGCCTTGACGAATACACCCCTTGGCCAGCTGCATCACTCAGTGATCGGTTTCCGGACTTCGGCGGATTGGGATATCACTATCTGTCTGATATCACAAACCGCTTTATTCCGTTTATTGAAGAAAACTGGAACGTCACCAGGGAACCGCAATCAAGAGGAATAATCGGTGCCTCATTAGGCGGCCTTATCTCAATGTTCGCTTTATTAAAATATCCGTCAGTGTTTGGGAAAATAGGCTCTATCTCAGGTTCATACTGGTACGAGAACGCAGTAGAAACCATTCATTTATCTTCTTTAAAGCCCGATACTGCGCGTATTTTTATGTCTGTCGGCAGTGAAGAAGGCCGTGAAAAACAATCCATTCAGCGACATATGCTGGAGAATACAAAACAAGTGCATCAAAGTCTAAAAGAAAAAGGGTTCACTGAAGACAATCTGTGTCTTTCAATTGAAGAAGGGGCGGTGCACCACCACAAGTACTTCTGCAAACAGTTCATCACCGCGCTCGAATGGCTATACGGAAAAAACCGCTCAATCCAATGA
- the gerD gene encoding spore germination lipoprotein GerD, translated as MSKAKTLLMSCFLLLSVTACAPKDQAADMDYDQTKKMVVDILKTDDGKKAIKELLNDDAMNEALVIDQDAIKGTIEKTLTSKKGEEFWKNIFEDTDFAEGFAKTLQTEHEKVIKKLMKDPDYQKMLMGVMQDPGMNKKYSELAKSQEFRSYLEEVINETLSSPLYKKQFEDELKKAAKDTAKESE; from the coding sequence ATGTCAAAAGCCAAAACGCTATTGATGAGCTGTTTTTTGTTATTATCTGTAACAGCTTGTGCTCCAAAAGACCAAGCAGCGGATATGGACTATGATCAGACCAAAAAAATGGTTGTTGATATATTAAAAACTGATGATGGAAAGAAAGCCATTAAGGAATTATTAAACGATGATGCGATGAATGAAGCGCTGGTGATTGACCAAGATGCGATTAAAGGAACAATAGAAAAAACACTTACCTCTAAAAAAGGTGAGGAATTTTGGAAAAACATCTTTGAAGACACTGATTTTGCCGAAGGTTTTGCTAAAACTCTTCAGACAGAGCATGAAAAAGTGATAAAAAAACTGATGAAGGATCCGGATTATCAGAAGATGCTGATGGGTGTTATGCAAGATCCGGGCATGAATAAAAAGTACAGCGAACTGGCAAAAAGCCAAGAATTCCGAAGTTATCTAGAAGAGGTTATTAACGAAACCCTTTCTAGTCCGCTTTACAAAAAACAGTTCGAAGATGAGCTGAAAAAAGCAGCAAAAGACACCGCTAAAGAAAGTGAATAA
- a CDS encoding YbaK family protein — protein sequence MAEVLSFMDVKRQKDFELEKNLLKELSLRQIIQSVKDCLEPLFPFLHDERDIISEGCIDFAIEAYLLGGRFGIFGYYGESMQSISARSAREEEELRMEFFDYLYNWIHEQYATFDKNTVYEAARKFIKDWWTAGFVQREKQCKLRMR from the coding sequence ATGGCAGAAGTACTGTCTTTTATGGATGTGAAACGCCAAAAGGATTTTGAATTAGAAAAGAACTTGCTCAAAGAACTCTCTCTGAGACAAATTATTCAGTCTGTTAAGGACTGTTTGGAACCATTATTCCCGTTTTTACATGATGAAAGAGATATTATTAGCGAAGGCTGTATTGATTTTGCGATAGAAGCTTATTTGTTAGGCGGACGTTTTGGGATATTCGGCTATTACGGAGAATCCATGCAGAGCATCAGTGCCCGCTCTGCAAGAGAAGAAGAAGAGCTTCGGATGGAGTTTTTTGATTATCTCTATAATTGGATACACGAGCAATACGCGACATTTGATAAAAATACGGTGTATGAAGCAGCACGCAAGTTCATTAAAGACTGGTGGACAGCGGGATTTGTCCAAAGAGAAAAACAGTGTAAGCTTCGCATGCGATAA
- the salA gene encoding iron-sulfur carrier protein/transcriptional regulator SalA, with amino-acid sequence MIREDEVRKLVGEMREPFLQRPLGELDAVKEIKIKPEKRHVSVKVALAKTGTAEQMQIQQEIVNVLKGAGAETVGLRFEELPEETVAKFRAPSAEKKTLLNMDNPPVFLAVASGKGGVGKSTVSVNLAISLARLGKKVGLIDADIYGFSVPDMMGITVRPTIEGEKLLPVERFGVKVMSMGFFVEENAPVVWRGPMLGKMLNNFFHEVEWGEVDYIVLDLPPGTGDVALDVHTMLPSCKEIIVSTPHPTAAFVAARAGSMAIKTDHEVVGVIENMAYYESAKTGEREYVFGKGGGDKLAEELNVPLLGRIPLKQPDWDKDQFAPSVYDENHPIGEIYQDIAKELVAKMSVRV; translated from the coding sequence ATGATAAGAGAAGATGAAGTAAGAAAACTAGTCGGTGAAATGCGCGAACCTTTTCTTCAAAGACCTCTGGGAGAATTGGATGCCGTTAAAGAAATTAAAATAAAGCCTGAAAAACGGCATGTCAGTGTAAAAGTCGCTCTTGCAAAAACCGGTACTGCAGAACAAATGCAGATTCAGCAAGAGATTGTAAACGTCTTAAAAGGGGCAGGAGCTGAGACGGTCGGCCTTCGATTTGAAGAGCTGCCGGAAGAAACGGTTGCTAAATTCCGGGCGCCGTCAGCTGAGAAAAAAACATTGTTAAATATGGATAACCCGCCAGTCTTTCTTGCTGTAGCAAGCGGAAAAGGCGGCGTAGGTAAGTCAACTGTGTCAGTAAACCTTGCTATTTCTCTGGCTCGTCTCGGGAAAAAGGTCGGTTTAATTGATGCGGATATTTATGGCTTCAGTGTGCCGGATATGATGGGCATCACTGTGCGTCCAACAATCGAAGGAGAAAAATTGCTTCCAGTTGAACGCTTCGGGGTAAAGGTGATGTCAATGGGCTTTTTCGTAGAAGAAAATGCTCCGGTCGTATGGAGAGGACCAATGCTTGGCAAAATGCTGAATAACTTTTTCCACGAAGTAGAGTGGGGAGAAGTAGACTATATTGTTCTTGATCTTCCGCCTGGAACAGGGGACGTCGCTCTCGATGTACATACAATGCTTCCGAGCTGCAAAGAAATCATCGTATCGACGCCGCATCCAACAGCCGCTTTTGTCGCGGCCAGAGCGGGCTCTATGGCGATTAAAACCGATCATGAGGTCGTTGGTGTCATAGAGAATATGGCTTATTATGAAAGCGCAAAGACAGGGGAAAGAGAGTATGTCTTTGGAAAAGGCGGAGGAGATAAACTAGCTGAGGAACTAAATGTGCCTTTGCTCGGCAGAATCCCGTTGAAGCAGCCTGATTGGGATAAGGATCAATTTGCTCCGTCTGTTTATGACGAAAATCATCCCATCGGAGAAATATATCAGGACATTGCAAAAGAATTAGTTGCCAAAATGTCAGTGCGAGTATAA
- the kbaA gene encoding KinB-signaling pathway activation protein, whose protein sequence is MKSRGLVRFFFSILAVGAIITSIVGFALKWGEYKGLFLAFEAGQIFSVLLWFIGVGMIFSVISQMGFFVFLTVHRFALEILRSSSLWNLLQLFFILFVAFDLMYVRFLFFGESGESMAGYAWLPVFLLIFGVITAYLKQKQSSKKTFMSSLFLMVVITALEWFPALRVNNEDWLYLMLFPLMACNAFQLLMLPKFAAK, encoded by the coding sequence ATGAAAAGCCGTGGTTTAGTTCGTTTTTTCTTTTCTATCTTAGCTGTCGGAGCGATTATTACGAGTATTGTGGGTTTTGCTTTAAAATGGGGAGAATATAAGGGGCTGTTTCTTGCTTTCGAAGCGGGGCAGATCTTCTCTGTTTTACTTTGGTTTATCGGTGTAGGCATGATTTTCAGTGTAATCAGCCAAATGGGTTTTTTCGTGTTTTTAACAGTTCATCGGTTTGCGCTTGAGATATTAAGGTCCTCATCTTTGTGGAATTTGCTTCAATTGTTTTTTATTCTGTTTGTTGCTTTTGATCTCATGTACGTCCGTTTTTTATTTTTTGGAGAGAGCGGGGAATCGATGGCGGGCTATGCGTGGCTGCCGGTATTTTTACTGATCTTTGGTGTGATCACAGCTTATTTAAAGCAAAAGCAGTCCTCTAAGAAAACGTTTATGTCATCGTTATTTTTAATGGTTGTGATTACTGCATTAGAATGGTTTCCTGCGTTAAGAGTAAATAATGAGGACTGGCTTTATTTAATGCTTTTTCCGTTAATGGCGTGTAATGCTTTCCAATTGCTGATGCTGCCGAAGTTTGCAGCGAAGTAA
- the pdaB gene encoding polysaccharide deacetylase family sporulation protein PdaB, whose amino-acid sequence MNHFYVWHIKRVKQFIIILIAAFAAASFFYIQRAVPLPVFSTDTGPKAIYKGETDSKDIALTFDISWGDEKAEPILDTLKANGVKNATFFLSASWAERHPDTVARIVKDGHQIGSMGYAYKNYANLESSEIKKDINRAQTVFEKLGIEDIQLLRPPTGQFNKNVLTVAKQYNYTVVHYSVNSQDWTNPGVEKIIDNATKQVSGGDIILLHASDSAKQTEEALPDIIHQLKEKGLKNVTVGDLIANSDAKSSEVK is encoded by the coding sequence GTGAATCACTTCTATGTGTGGCACATTAAACGAGTAAAACAATTTATTATCATACTTATCGCCGCATTTGCAGCAGCCAGCTTTTTTTATATCCAAAGAGCTGTTCCGCTTCCCGTGTTTTCAACTGACACTGGACCTAAAGCCATTTATAAAGGAGAAACAGACTCGAAAGACATCGCACTTACTTTTGATATCAGCTGGGGTGATGAGAAAGCAGAACCCATTCTTGATACTCTGAAAGCGAACGGAGTTAAAAATGCGACATTTTTCCTTTCCGCTTCTTGGGCAGAACGCCACCCTGACACAGTGGCGCGTATCGTAAAGGATGGCCATCAAATCGGGAGCATGGGCTACGCCTATAAAAACTACGCCAATTTAGAGAGCAGTGAAATAAAAAAGGACATTAACCGTGCGCAAACTGTCTTTGAAAAGTTAGGGATCGAAGACATACAGCTATTAAGACCCCCTACCGGACAATTTAACAAGAATGTTCTAACGGTCGCAAAGCAATACAATTATACAGTCGTTCATTACAGTGTGAACTCTCAAGATTGGACAAATCCCGGCGTTGAGAAAATCATCGACAATGCGACCAAACAAGTTTCCGGAGGAGATATTATTCTTTTACACGCCTCCGACTCGGCAAAACAAACAGAAGAAGCGTTGCCCGATATCATCCATCAGCTGAAAGAGAAAGGATTAAAAAATGTAACCGTGGGTGATCTTATCGCAAATTCAGATGCCAAATCCTCTGAGGTGAAGTAA